In Zingiber officinale cultivar Zhangliang chromosome 11B, Zo_v1.1, whole genome shotgun sequence, a single window of DNA contains:
- the LOC122034115 gene encoding TIR-only protein-like — protein MAASSMHRLVVPHRAGASRILARKIAPEFSKQCAAGVDVFLSHRGADTKSSVAGLLYDRLVQMNVRPFLDNRSMAPGEKLYESIDAGIRQCRVGVAIFSQRYCDSVFCLHELAMMVESNKKLIPVFCDVKPSELVVRGDATVHSPEDLRRYNRAIQEAKHIVGLNFDTKNGNWSELLSRTANIVLKCLEKETRSISEVCMHK, from the exons ATGGCCGCCTCTTCTATGCACCGCCTCGTCGTCCCCCACCGTGCCGGCGCCTCTAGGATCCTCGCCAGGAAAATAGCTCCGGAATTCTCCAAGCAATGCGCCGCCGGCGTCGACGTGTTCCTGAGCCACCGGGGCGCGGACACTAAGAGCTCCGTGGCGGGGCTGCTGTACGACCGACTGGTGCAGATGAACGTCCGGCCGTTCCTCGACAACCGCTCGATGGCGCCAGGAGAAAAGCTGTACGAGTCCATCGACGCCGGGATCCGGCAGTGCAGGGTCGGAGTGGCCATCTTCTCCCAGCGCTATTGCGACTCCGTCTTCTGCCTCCACGAGCTGGCGATGATGGTGGAGTCCAACAAGAAGCTCATCCCCGTCTTCTGCGACGTCAAGCCGTCGGAGCTGGTGGTGCGCGGCGACGCCACTGTGCATTCGCCGGAGGATCTCCGGAGGTACAACCGGGCGATCCAGGAAGCTAAGCACATCGTCGGCTTGAACTTCGACACAAAGAACGG GAATTGGTCGGAGTTGTTGTCGAGGACGGCCAACATCGTGCTCAAGTGCCTGGAGAAGGAGACCCGATCGATAAGTGAAGTTTGCATGCACAAATAG
- the LOC122034663 gene encoding probable protein phosphatase 2C 64, producing the protein MGNIPTAAAATAAATPPGALTRSGSTGRSGRRQARRNDEERREANQRGASIREDRLHALPGRIFSNEGRSCTASIYTQQGRKGINQDAMILWEDFGGNGGVLCGVFDGHGPYGHLVARKVRDVLPLKLLSFLPGGGNRRKGVSLPCCGIGRRSDLPVQDPSFCVEEPLLSAWKEAFVRSYKAMDKELHSHSSLDCFCSGSTAVILLKLHSNLFIANIGDSRAVLGCRDDISGSLRAVQLTVDLKPDLPREAERIKKCQGRVFALQDEPEVPRVWLPFDNAPGLAMARAFGDFCLKDYGVISVPELFHWSLTEKDHFVVLASDGVWDVLGNEDVIEIVSSSPSRSLAAKVLVEAAAREWKLKYPTSKMDDCAVVCLYLDDKKDVSVSESLDNSSTSFIYPGNEDSKVETDEAQDSEPTLDRNFTVRNTRIAAALDEQGSECFKEDGNWSGLEGVTRVNSIVQLPRFTNDENEQ; encoded by the exons ATGGGAAACATCCCCACCGCTGCCGCTGCCACTGCCGCGGCCACCCCACCCGGAGCTCTCACTCGTTCCGGTAGCACTGGCAGGAGCGGGAGGCGTCAGGCGAGGAGGAATGACGAAGAGCGAAGAGAAGCTAATCAGAGAGGCGCGTCGATTCGGGAGGATCGGCTGCATGCCCTTCCAGGACGGATCTTCTCGAACGAGGGTAGAAGCTGCACCGCTTCCATCTACACGCAGCAGGGCCGCAAGGGGATAAACCAGGACGCCATGATTCTGTGGGAA GACTTCGGCGGCAACGGGGGCGTGCTATGCGGTGTGTTCGACGGCCACGGCCCTTACGGCCACCTCGTTGCTCGAAAGGTGAGGGATGTTCTCCCCCTCAAGCTCCTCTCCTTTCTCCCTGGCGGTGGCAACCGCCGCAAAGGTGTGAGCCTGCCGTGTTGCGGCATAGGGAGGAGAAGCGACCTGCCGGTGCAAGATCCTTCCTTCTGCGTGGAGGAGCCGTTGCTCTCGGCCTGGAAGGAAGCCTTCGTGCGGTCGTACAAGGCCATGGACAAGGAGCTCCATTCTCACTCCTCCCTCGATTGTTTTTGCAGCGGTAGCACTGCCGTAATCTTGCTCAAGCTG CATTCGAACCTTTTCATCGCAAATATTGGGGATTCCCGAGCTGTCCTGGGTTGCAGAGATGACATCTCTGGCTCGTTGCGTGCCGTGCAGCTGACGGTTGATCTCAAACCCGACCTTCCAA GAGAAGCTGAGCGAATCAAGAAATGTCAAGGAAGAGTTTTTGCACTGCAGGATGAACCGGAAGTGCCGAGGGTATGGCTGCCTTTCGATAACGCTCCTGGTCTAGCAATGGCTAGGGCTTTCGGAGACTTCTGTTTGAAGGATTACGGAGTGATCTCGGTTCCAGAGTTATTCCACTGGTCACTCACCGAGAAGGATCACTTTGTTGTTCTTGCTTCTGATGGC GTCTGGGATGTACTCGGCAATGAAGATGTCATTGAAATTGTCTCATCTTCTCCTTCTCGATCATTGGCTGCAAAGGTCCTTGTTGAAGCTGCTGCTCGAGAATGGAAGCTCAAGTATCCAACTTCAAAAATGGATGACTGTGCAGTGGTTTGCCTCTACTTGGACGACAAGAAGGATGTCTCTGTGTCTGAATCTTTGGATAACAGCTCTACATCGTTCATTTATCCTGGCAATGAAGATTCCAAAGTTGAAACAGACGAAGCACAAGATTCTGAACCCACATTAGACCGGAATTTCACAGTCAGAAACACCAGGATAGCAGCTGCTCTGGACGAACAAGGTTCAGAATGTTTTAAAGAGGATGGGAACTGGTCAGGCCTGGAAGGGGTGACCCGAGTTAACTCCATTGTTCAACTTCCAAGATTTACAAATGATGAAAATGAACAGTGA